The following coding sequences lie in one Rutidosis leptorrhynchoides isolate AG116_Rl617_1_P2 chromosome 6, CSIRO_AGI_Rlap_v1, whole genome shotgun sequence genomic window:
- the LOC139851853 gene encoding uncharacterized protein, producing the protein MDFELRRAREKLEKEQKDRKEQARLRTERERKAKQEAIRQREAIEAAQRSRRIQAMEAQLKVDQQMEESIFAGRGVSFNRILEAVPFEGSGDKIKLPPSCFNDLSSEGAFDKGPLHFQLSVVQQNDSSQSKPAENVDHGSTHAGVLEFTAEEGSVGIPPHIWNNLYSKQDPMTPLIEVKYVWLAKGTYAKLQSEELGFSDIPNHKAVLETTLRQHATLSQDDVLTVKHGVLTYHLRVLELKPSSSVSVLETDIEVDIMGPDSLPEKSNQHVLKPLTFGKSESGVINEGEYVYYKFSIDDDTWGRITSGDVEIEVKLDSEAKDGDTDLYLSRHPLLFPNTHQHGWSSHDMGSKCLVLGSKDHSFGTGTYGIGVYGFKGATKYHISVTINENSISKVGQQPVSSSSLTADTVECSNCKHYIPLRTIALHEAYCRRHNVICQHAGCGIVLRTEEVKNHVHCIKCGLAFHSGEIDKHMKVFHEPMSCPCGVVLEKTQMVQHQSSECALRLVTCRFCGDMVQAGSLAADTRDRLRGLSEHESLCGSRTAPCDSCGRSVMLKEMEIHQVAVHQKN; encoded by the exons ATGGATTTTGAGTTACGAAGGGCGAGAGAGAAATTGGAAAAAGAACAGAAAGATAGAAAAGAGCAAGCGAGATTAAGAACAGAAAGAGAAAGAAAAGCTAAACAAGAAGCTATTCGTCAACGTGAAGCCATTGAAGCTGCTCAAAGATCTCGTAGAATCCAAGCTATGGAAGCCCAACTTAAG GTGGATCAGCAGATGGAAGAAAGTATATTTGCTGGGAGAGGAGTGTCATTTAACCGTATATTAGAGGCTGTGCCATTTGAGGGTTCTGGAGATAAGATCAAACTACCACCTTCTTGTTTTAACGATTTATCTAGTGAAGGTGCTTTCGACAAAGGTCCTTTACATTTCCAGTTGTCAGTAGTTCAACAGAACGATTCGTCACAATCGAAGCCTGCTGAAAATGTTGACCACGGGTCAACCCACGCAGGGGTCTTGGAGTTCACAGCAGAAGAAGGTTCTGTTGGGATACCTCCTCACATTTGGAATAATTTATATTCTAAACAAGATCCAATGACGCCTTTGATTGAAGTTAAATACGTGTGGCTAGCAAAAGGAACGTACGCAAAGCTTCAATCAGAAGAACTCGGGTTTTCAGATATACCCAACCATAAAGCTGTTCTTGAAACAACCCTTCGTCAGCATGCAACTCTTTCTCAAGACGATGTTTTGACTGTCAAACACGGTGTGTTGACTTATCATCTTCGTGTCCTTGAGTTGAAACCGTCGTCAAGTGTATCTGTCCTTGAAACGGACATTGAAGTTGACATCATGGGTCCCGATTCACTTCCCGAGAAGAGTAACCAGCATGTACTGAAGCCACTAACTTTTGGGAAGTCAGAATCTGGTGTTATTAACGAAGGCGAATACGTTTATTACAAATTTTCAATAGATGATGATACATGGGGTAGAATTACATCAGGAGATGTTGAAATTGAAGTAAAGCTGGATTCAGAGGCTAAAGATGGAGATACCGATCTTTATCTTTCAAGACACCCGCTTTTGTTCCCAAACACACACCAACATGGTTGGTCTAGTCATGACATGGGTTCAAAGTGTTTGGTTCTTGGCTCGAAAGACCACAGTTTCGGTACTGGTACCTACGGTATCGGTGTATATGGCTTCAAGGGAGCCACAAAATACCATATATCTGTAACCATTAATGAAAATTCTATCTCAAAAGTTGGTCAACAACCTGTGTCATCTTCTTCGTTGACCGCAGATACTGTAGAGTGCAGCAACTGCAAACATTACATACCATTGAGAACCATTGCACTTCATGAGGCTTATTGTAGAAGACACAATGTTATCTGTCAACATGCAGGTTGCGGTATTGTCCTTAGGACCGAAGAGGTTAAGAACCATGTGCACTGCATAAAATGCGGACTGGCTTTTCATAGTGGGGAGATAGACAAACATATGAAAGTGTTTCATGAGCCGATGAGCTGTCCTTGTGGGGTCGTCCTTGAGAAGACACAGATG GTGCAACACCAGTCTTCAGAATGTGCATTGCGTCTTGTGACATGTCGATTTTGTGGGGATATGGTCCAAGCTGGTTCGTTGGCTGCTGATACACGAGATAGGTTAAGAGGATTGTCTGAGCATGAGAGTCTTTGTGGGTCCAGAACTGCACCATGTGACTCGTGTGGTCGGTCAGTAATGTTGAAAGAAATGGAAATTCATCAAGTAGCTGTTCATCAGAAAAATTGA
- the LOC139851855 gene encoding ribonuclease 3-like protein 3: protein MSCSSSSSWWQSLFSPAKNSFTGQCFKRLHEYAIKVKVKVMRSSSQETKALASLKEMEKIIGYEFKKKNLLQQAFTHPSYQGAESYERLEYVGDSILNFLISKQQFYMYPNLPPGSLTALRAANVDTEKLARVAVKYNFHKYLRHENPMLSKQIRVFMRALEKYPFHSYGLIDAPKTLADIVESTIGAIYVDSNSSIDTTWEVTKILLEPMITPEMLQHNPVRRLNELCHKKKLMIRFRDKWSKIGVYEVFVDNRLIGRGEYKAKKEIALNRAAEDACNYLLNNRISESNVTET from the exons ATGTcttgttcatcttcatcatcatggtGGCAATCACTTTTCTCTCCGGCCAAAAATTCATTCACCGGCCAGTGCTTCAAACGCCTCCATGAATACG CCATTAAAGTCAAAGTTAAGGTGATGAGATCATCATCACAGGAGACAAAAGCATTAGCAAGTCTTAAGGAGATGGAGAAGATTATAGGGTACGAGTTCAAGAAAAAGAATCTTTTGCAACAAGCGTTTACGCATCCAAGTTATCAGGGAGCTGAATCCTATGAAAGACTTGAGTACGTTGGTGATTCTATACTCAATTTTCTGATTAGTAAACAGCAATTCTATATGTACCCGAATCTCCCGCCAGGGTCATTAACTGCTCTTCGAGCTGCAAATGTTGACACTGAGAAGCTTGCACGTGTTGCAGTTAAATATAACTTTCATAAATACCTGCGACATGAAAATCCgatgcttagcaagcaa ATTCGAGTATTTATGAGAGCTCTTGAAAAATATCCTTTCCATTCATATGGATTAATCGATGCTCCGAAGACTTTAGCTGATATTGTTGAATCAACAATAGGGGCCATCTATGTTGACAGCAACTCGTCAATTGATACGACCTGGGAG GTGACTAAGATTCTACTGGAGCCTATGATTACTCCTGAAATGCTGCAACACAATCCAGTAAGGAGGCTCAATGAACTCTGCCACAAGAAGAAATTAATGATACGTTTTAGAGATAAATGGTCGAAAATAGGAGTGTATGAAGTGTTTGTGGATAATCGACTAATAGGAAGAGGCGAATACAAAGCTAAAAAAGAAATCGCACTGAACAGAGCAGCTGAGGATGCATGTAACTACCTTTTGAACAACAGAATTTCAGAAAGCAATGTAACTGAAACTTAA